Genomic segment of Myxococcus stipitatus:
TTGACGCTGTCGCGAATCAGCACGTTCAGGTCCGCGCGGCTGCGCGAGCCCTCCGAGCGGCGCGAGTGGCGCAGCATCGTCTTGATGATTCCGGACGCTCGGCGGCCATGGGACTGGATGCGCTGGGAGTTCTGCTTCAGGTCCTCCAGCGTCTCGAGCACGTCCTCCACCACCGTCGCGTCGAGCCGGTCCATCATGCCCCGCAGCGTGCCGTCCAGCTCGGTGGCCAGCTTCGCGGACAGCTCCGAGAAGTTGTTCACGAAGTTGAGCGGGTTCTGCAGCTCGTGCGCGATGCCGGCCGTGAGCGAGCCCAGCGAGGCCAGCTTCTCCTGCGCCACGAGCTGCCGCTGCATCTCCTGGATGCGGGTGAGGGTCCCCGCGAGCTCCACGTTCTTCGCCTGGAGCTCCGCGGTGCGCTCGTCGACGCGACGCTCCAGCGTATGGCTGTACTCCTCCAGGCTCGCGTAGAGACCCGCGTTCTCCAGGGAGATGGCGGCCTGGAAGGACAAGAGGCGCAGCACCTCCAGCCGCTCGGGCGTGAAGGCTCCGCGCGTCGCGTCGTTCTCCAGGTACAGCACGCCCGTGAGCGAGCCCTGCTTCAACAAGGGGCTGCACAGCACGGACTTCGGCCGGGCGCTGCGGACATACGGGTCCTCGGAGAAGGGCTCCTCCGCGGCGGCGTCGTCCAGGATGACCGTCTCACCCGTGCGCACGACGTAGTGGACGATGGAGGCCGGCAGCGCGGTGGACGACTCCACGGGCACGGCGTGCTCGAGCAGCACGCGGGCGCCGTCGACGGAGCCCTCCGCTTCGATGAAGAGCCCCTCGGGCCGCTTGAGGATGAGGAAGCCCCGGCGCGCGCCCGCGTTCTCGATGAGCAGCGTCATGATCTTGCGCAGCAGCTTGTCCAGGACGATCTCGCCGGACAGCGCGCGTGCGGTCTTCAGCACGGAGGCCATGTCCAGCGCGGCCAGCGGTGTGCCCGCGGACTCCTCGGCGTGCACGGGCTCCACCGGTGCCGCGGAGGTCAACAGGCGCGGGTGTTCACGCTCCAGGCGCGTGGCGACCGCGCGAGCCCCCCAGCGGACATACGCATCCCGGGCCTCGTGGAGATAGGCCCGAGCCACTCGCTCGCGTCCCGTCGTGAGGTGGAAGCGGGCGGCCTGCTCGCACGCGACGCCTTCATCCAGGGACAGGCCATGCTCGCGAGCGAGCCGGATGGCCCGGTCATAGCCGTCCGCGGCCTCCGCGGTGCGTCCGTCCACCCGGGCACGCTCCGCGTCCAGCAGCTCCGAGCGCGCCGCGTAGTTCATGGGCGCGATGCGTGCCCAGGCCCGCATCTGCTTGCGGAGTGCATCGATGGAGCGCGACGAGCGGATGCGCTCCAGCGGCCCACGCGTCGGGTGGAGCTGAAGCAGCGCCAGTCCTTGGAAGAACTTGTACCAGGGCAGGTAGATCTGCCCGGCGATGAGCTCCGCGTGGGCATCCACCGCGGCGGCGCTCTCGATGGCGCCCCGCGCATCGCCCCACAGCCAGCGCCGCATGGTGCGCATGACGTCGCAGGAGGCGATGCCGTTCGCGTACCCGAGCTGATGGTACGGCGCGAGGATGTCCCGCTCCCGCGCCTCGATGTCTCCGGTGAAGGCCCCGGTGAGCTGGTCGAGCGTGTGCCGGGTGAACTGGAGGAACGGCACGTTCTTGTGCTGGTGCGACGCGAGCAGGTCCAGGAAGTGGTCGACGCGAGGCCCATGCGCGGCCAGTCCATCCCGGCCGATGAGCGACGCCGCGCAGCCCGCGCTCGCGTTGTACGCGAAGTACTCGATGTCACCCGACTCCTGTCCCTTGGTCGCGCCCGTGAAGAAGTCGTCGATGCACGTCGACAGCGGCTCCTTCCAGTGGCGGATGAACAGGTTGAAGACGAAGTGCACCATGGCGCGCAGGCTCTCCGCGCCGAAGCGGTCCAACGTCTTCAACGCGAGCCGGCCGTAGCGGTAGCCCTCCTCGGGGTTGCCCAGGTGGACGCTGAGCATCAACCCGAAGCCCACGTATCCGAACGCCGAGGCGCCCGTCGCGCCATGGCGGATGGAGAGCTGGAGGGTGCGCAGGACGATGAGCGGGAAGAGCAGGGGACGCGACATGAACGCGGCCGTCGACAGCTTCATCATCAGGCGCAGCGTCGCCAGCAGCAGCGGGTCCTTCAGCTCGGGCAGGGACTCCAGGTCCTCGGGCTTGCGCAGTCCCAGCAGCACCTTGGTCTTCGCCACGGCGGCCAGGACGTGGGGCTGCTTGGGCTGCGCGGGGAGGTTCTGGCCCAGCTTCGCGAGCACCTCCAGGCCCAGGTCCACCGCGCGCGCGTGCTCGCCTCGGTGGGAGTGGCACTGGAGGCGGACCAGGTGCACACGCACGTTCTCGAGCGGGTCGGCCGCGTGGGCGAGCGCCGCTCCGGCCAGCCGCTCCATCTGCTCGAAGTCGGCGGCGAGATAGGCGGCCTCGGCGGCCTCGACGTGCAGGTCGAACGCGAGCACGCGACTCTTCGTCCAGCCTTCGTCGCCCAGGAGCTGCCGACCCGTCGACAGCAGCCGCAGCGCGGCGGTCCAGGCGCCGCGTGACTTGGCCCCGCGTCCCGCGCGCAGGTCCAGGGCCGCCACGCGGTGCCGTTCCTCCGTGTCCTTCAACACGGGCAGCGCCAGATGGAAGTGATTGACGATGTCCGCCAGCTGCTCGTCGATGAGCTCCGGAGGCGTGTGGCTCAAGAGCAGTCGGCCGATGCGCGCATGGACCTCCGCGTGCTCGCTCGCGGGGGTGAGCTCGAGCGCGGCCTGTTGGACGCGGTCATGCGCGAACTGGAAGCTGTCCGCGCGCTCGGTGTCCGTGAGGCGCTCGCCCACGGGAGCGACCAGGCCCGCCTGGACGATTTCATCGAGGGTCGCCTCCGCCCGCTGGGGCGACTGCTCGGTGACGACCGCGAGGTTGCGCGAGGTGAACGTGTGGCCGAGCGCCGCGGCCATGGGCAGCAGGGCCTGCGCATCCGGGCTCAGCTCGCGGATGCGGGCCGTGAGCAGCGCGACCACGCCGTCGCTGAAGTCCTGGCCTCGCAGCGCGCCGCCGTCCCAACGGAACCCACCGCCCTCCGCGTCGAAGCGCACGAGCCCTCGCTCGTAGAACGCGCGCAGCAGCTGCACCGCGAAGAAGGGGTTGCCCTCCGTCAGCGAGAACACCACCGCGTCCAGCTGCGTGTCCCGCTGTCCGGCCGCCGCGGGGAAGACGTCGCTGACGAGCCGCGACAGGTGCTCCGGAGACAGGGGCTCCAGGTCCAGACGCTGCACGGGAGTCCCGGCCTCGCGCAGGGCCTGGAACAGTCCCTCCACGGGATGTTCGGGGCTCAGCTCCTCCGTGCGGCAGGCGCCGACGACGAGCAGGTGGTTGAGGCCCTTGTCCGACAACAGCAGCCGCAACAGCTGGAGGCTCGCGCTGTCCGCCCACTGGAGGTCATCGAGCACGATGACGAGCGGATGCTCCGGCGTGGCGAGCGCGCCCATCAGCTTGCGCAGCACGAGCTGGAAGCGAAGCTCCGACTCGGCGGGGTCCAGCTCGGGAACGGGCGGCTGTTCTCCGAGCACCAGCGCCATGCGCGGCACCGCATCCACGACCAGCCGGCCCATGCCTCCCAGGGACTCCAGGAGGCGCTGCTTCCAATCCTCCAGCCGCTCTTCACCGAGCAGGCTTCGGGCGACCTCGCGGAACGCCTCGAAGATGCCGCTGTAGGGCGCGTCGCGAAGCAGCTGGTCGTACTTGCCGCGCACGAAGAGGCCGTGCTTCTCCGAGACAGGGCGCTTGAGCGTGCCGGTGAGCGCGGACTTCCCCATGCCCGCGCCGCCGGTGACGAGCACGAAGCCGGAGCGACCCGAGGCGGCACGCTCGAAGGCGAACCTCAGCGCGGCCTGCTGCGACTCCCGCCCGTAGAGCTTCTCGGGGACGGCGAAGCGCTCGGGGACATCCTTCGTGCCCAGCTCGAAGTCGGGCACGGTGCCATGCGCCTCCAGCGCATCGAGGCACCGCTGGAGGTCCGCCACGAGTCCATACGCGCTCTGGTAGCGTTCCTCCGGCGACTTGGCCAGCAGCTTGAGGATGAGGCTCGCGAGCGCACGAGGCAGCTCCGGCGCGAGGGCTTGAGGCGAAGGCGGCGGCAGGGCGACGTGCGCGTGGATGAGGCCCAGCGCGTCGGTGTCGGCGAAGGGCCTGCGGCCCGTGAACAGCTCGAAGAGCATGACGCCCAGCGAGTAGAAGTCGCTGCGCGAGTCGACGCTGCGGTGCGTGCGTCCGGTGCCTTCCGGGGACAGGTACTCGAGCGTCCCCTCGAGCCGGTCCGGGGCGACGGGCGCCACTTCCGTCCGGGCGCGGCGCGTGGCCAGCGTGAGCCCGGTCAGCTTCACGGACGCGTCCTCCGTGCCCAGCAGCACCGAGGCCGGCTGGAGGTCTCGATGCAGGATGCCCGCGGCGTGGAGCTGGCCCACGGCCCGCGCGAGGGCGACGGCGATCCGGCAGCCCGTGCGAGTGTCGACGCGCTCGGACGTCAACCGTTGGGCGAGCGTCTTCTCTCCAAACCCTTCCAGGATGAGGACGGACACGCCAGGGCGCGATTCCTCCAAGGCCAGCGGACGAAGGACTCCGTCGAGGCGCAGGGCTTGGGTCAGCTCGAACTCGTGTCGGAGCCGGTTCGCCAGGGAGGGAGGCCGCGAAGCGTCGGTGACCTTCAGGATGACCGACGCGCCGTCTTCGACACGGGTCGCCCGAAGCAGGTGGAAGGAACCAGAGGTGGAGAGGACTCTGTCGCTTCGGTAGCCAGGGACTTCAATCATTGCTCAACCTGTGGCGCGCAGGGGCGCGACACCCCCCCTTGGGTGCGGCAGGCTAGCCGCGCCCCCCTGGGCTCGCAACAGGCCCAGGTGTCTTCAGCGGACGGCGGGTTGCTCGTCACAGTGGAGTGCGAGGACCGGGTGTGACATGGACCCCCGGGTGATGAATCCTTCAAACAGGGTGATGGGGGACACACGGCGAGGCGGCGGGCGTGTGCTCGTCATTGGCAGTGGTTTCGGTGGATTGGCCGCCGCGGTCCGCCTGGCCGCGCGCGGCTGGCAGGTCACCGTCCTGGAGCGTCGGGAAGGACCGGGGGGGCGTGCCCACGCGTTCCACCAGGATGGCTTCACCTTCGACGCGGGCCCGACGGTCATCACCTGCCCGAACCTGTTCGAGGAGCTGTGGACGCTGGCGGGGCGACGCATGTCCGACCACGTCACGTTGCGACCGGTGACGCCGCTGTATCGCATGCGGTTTCCGGATGGCTCCACGTTCGACTACCACGCCGAGCGCGACGCGATGCTGCGGTCCATCCGGAGCTTCGCGCCGAAAGACGTGGCGGGCTACGAGTCGCTCTCCGCGCGCGTCGAGCGGATGTACGAGGCGGGCATCGGTCCGTTGATGACCGCGCCGGTGCCGAACGTCTTGAGCCTCGCGGCCTACACGCCCGCCCTGTTGCGCGAGGAGGCCTTCCGGTCGATGTACGGCCTGGTCTCGAAGCACGTGAAGGATGAGCGACTGCGGCAGGCGCTGAGCTTCCATCCGCTCCTCATCGGCGGCAGCCCCTTCCTTCCCGCGAGCGCGGTGTACACGTCCATCCACTACGTGGAGCGGCGCTGGGGCTCGTACTTTCCCGTGGGAGGGACGG
This window contains:
- a CDS encoding trifunctional serine/threonine-protein kinase/ATP-binding protein/sensor histidine kinase; this translates as MIEVPGYRSDRVLSTSGSFHLLRATRVEDGASVILKVTDASRPPSLANRLRHEFELTQALRLDGVLRPLALEESRPGVSVLILEGFGEKTLAQRLTSERVDTRTGCRIAVALARAVGQLHAAGILHRDLQPASVLLGTEDASVKLTGLTLATRRARTEVAPVAPDRLEGTLEYLSPEGTGRTHRSVDSRSDFYSLGVMLFELFTGRRPFADTDALGLIHAHVALPPPSPQALAPELPRALASLILKLLAKSPEERYQSAYGLVADLQRCLDALEAHGTVPDFELGTKDVPERFAVPEKLYGRESQQAALRFAFERAASGRSGFVLVTGGAGMGKSALTGTLKRPVSEKHGLFVRGKYDQLLRDAPYSGIFEAFREVARSLLGEERLEDWKQRLLESLGGMGRLVVDAVPRMALVLGEQPPVPELDPAESELRFQLVLRKLMGALATPEHPLVIVLDDLQWADSASLQLLRLLLSDKGLNHLLVVGACRTEELSPEHPVEGLFQALREAGTPVQRLDLEPLSPEHLSRLVSDVFPAAAGQRDTQLDAVVFSLTEGNPFFAVQLLRAFYERGLVRFDAEGGGFRWDGGALRGQDFSDGVVALLTARIRELSPDAQALLPMAAALGHTFTSRNLAVVTEQSPQRAEATLDEIVQAGLVAPVGERLTDTERADSFQFAHDRVQQAALELTPASEHAEVHARIGRLLLSHTPPELIDEQLADIVNHFHLALPVLKDTEERHRVAALDLRAGRGAKSRGAWTAALRLLSTGRQLLGDEGWTKSRVLAFDLHVEAAEAAYLAADFEQMERLAGAALAHAADPLENVRVHLVRLQCHSHRGEHARAVDLGLEVLAKLGQNLPAQPKQPHVLAAVAKTKVLLGLRKPEDLESLPELKDPLLLATLRLMMKLSTAAFMSRPLLFPLIVLRTLQLSIRHGATGASAFGYVGFGLMLSVHLGNPEEGYRYGRLALKTLDRFGAESLRAMVHFVFNLFIRHWKEPLSTCIDDFFTGATKGQESGDIEYFAYNASAGCAASLIGRDGLAAHGPRVDHFLDLLASHQHKNVPFLQFTRHTLDQLTGAFTGDIEARERDILAPYHQLGYANGIASCDVMRTMRRWLWGDARGAIESAAAVDAHAELIAGQIYLPWYKFFQGLALLQLHPTRGPLERIRSSRSIDALRKQMRAWARIAPMNYAARSELLDAERARVDGRTAEAADGYDRAIRLAREHGLSLDEGVACEQAARFHLTTGRERVARAYLHEARDAYVRWGARAVATRLEREHPRLLTSAAPVEPVHAEESAGTPLAALDMASVLKTARALSGEIVLDKLLRKIMTLLIENAGARRGFLILKRPEGLFIEAEGSVDGARVLLEHAVPVESSTALPASIVHYVVRTGETVILDDAAAEEPFSEDPYVRSARPKSVLCSPLLKQGSLTGVLYLENDATRGAFTPERLEVLRLLSFQAAISLENAGLYASLEEYSHTLERRVDERTAELQAKNVELAGTLTRIQEMQRQLVAQEKLASLGSLTAGIAHELQNPLNFVNNFSELSAKLATELDGTLRGMMDRLDATVVEDVLETLEDLKQNSQRIQSHGRRASGIIKTMLRHSRRSEGSRSRADLNVLIRDSVNLAVQGLRARQGASSVETETDFDASVGNVELVAGDISRLVINILDNAFYATVQKQRTAATGFVPRVQVTTRRQGDRVELRVRDNGSGIPVEIRERLFDPFFTTKPAGSGTGLGLSLCHDIVQEHQGDIRVDSIVGEYTEFIITIPAPPSSAIVA